One genomic region from Deltaproteobacteria bacterium encodes:
- a CDS encoding EamA family transporter, translated as MASWYTFAIMALFFMGTQRFFYKVSAERRCNTALTTLYFMATVSVLSSILFLVLKQSVTNIQFLLLIALTNGSAFLVGTVAHIEALRYIPASIVYPIIRLNVVLVVIFSIIVFEDDLSAYQAVGIALAVAAMVILSRRLDHKKISYGRTKLSFMFIFISVLCGAIASISSKFAAMHTNKMAFMALSYICATSFSLGIRKKLQTGHASAGHKDALIIGSVMGLINFAGFYSFLKALSMGPLSIIASITGMHFVIAIILSVVIYREKLTHLRILGISLTIASIILLRF; from the coding sequence ATGGCGAGTTGGTATACCTTTGCAATCATGGCGTTGTTTTTTATGGGCACACAGAGATTCTTCTACAAGGTCTCTGCTGAAAGAAGGTGCAATACTGCCCTGACAACCTTATATTTTATGGCTACAGTGTCTGTTCTGAGTTCAATTCTGTTCCTTGTTCTCAAACAGTCTGTGACAAATATCCAATTTCTACTATTGATCGCCCTCACAAATGGCAGTGCCTTTCTTGTCGGCACAGTGGCTCACATAGAGGCACTTAGATACATACCTGCCTCCATAGTATATCCAATCATCAGGCTAAATGTCGTCCTTGTCGTGATATTTTCGATCATTGTTTTTGAAGATGATTTGTCCGCTTATCAGGCCGTGGGGATTGCTCTTGCTGTGGCTGCTATGGTTATCTTGTCACGACGACTCGATCACAAGAAAATATCCTATGGAAGAACAAAGCTTAGCTTTATGTTCATATTCATTTCCGTCTTGTGCGGTGCTATCGCTTCGATCTCCAGCAAATTTGCTGCCATGCACACAAACAAAATGGCCTTCATGGCACTTTCATACATATGTGCAACATCGTTTTCTTTGGGAATAAGAAAGAAATTGCAGACAGGACATGCCAGTGCAGGTCACAAGGATGCATTAATCATCGGTTCGGTCATGGGCCTAATCAATTTTGCTGGATTTTACTCATTCTTAAAAGCACTTTCTATGGGACCACTCTCCATCATTGCCTCCATAACCGGTATGCATTTTGTCATCGCGATAATTTTGTCTGTGGTGATTTACAGAGAAAAACTGACGCATTTGAGAATACTCGGTATTTCACTCACCATAGCCTCGATCATCCTGCTGAGGTTTTAA
- the fdnG gene encoding formate dehydrogenase-N subunit alpha has protein sequence MKVTRREFIQISGATAAGLAVSSLGFDLSPVKAHAQMLKTKYAKETTTICPYCAVGCGAIVHTSQKGDGRVINIEGDPDHVINRGSLCSKGSSLSQLAENENRHLEPMYRAPYAKEWKQVSWDWALTEIAKRVKTTRDATFTHKNAKGQVVNRTVGIVSGGSSALDNEECWIYQALLRALGLVYVEHQARIUHSATVAALAESFGRGAMTNHWIDIGNSDCVLIMGSNAAENHPVSFKYVVKAMKQGAKLVNVDPRFTRTSSKADIYASLRSGTDIAFLGGMIKYILDNKLYNEEYVRAYTNAPFVVGKDFKFKDGLFSGYDEKNRKYDKKKWAFEMDKNGVPKMDRTLKDSRCVFQLLKKHYSRYETTLVSTITGTPEADLKKVYKTYAASGATGKAATIMYAMGWTQHTVGVQNIRAMAMIQLLLGNIGVAGGGVNALRGESNVQGSTDQCLLFHIWPGYLATPSTKWPSLGDYLKRRAESKDPNSANWWQNEPKYMVSLLKSYFGEKATKENDFGYNWMPKLDAGKTYAFLDMFDDMYKGKVKGFFNWGMNLACSLANANKNRKAMSKLDWMVNVNIFDNETASFWKGPGMNPSSIKTEVFSLPACVSVEKEGSITNSGRWMQWRYQGPKPLGNSRSDGDIIMELGYKIKEAYKQGGTFVEPIMNLKWDYMTDGLYDPHKAAKEINGYFLKDCTVKGKLCKKGTLVPSFAWLQADGSTSSANWLYCNSYTEKGNMAARRGQEDAVNKIGLYPEFAWCWPVNRRIIYNRASVDLKGQPFDKKDWVIKWNGEKWIGDVPDGGWPPIGSLEKPDPKSKWAFIMHVHGHAQIYGPGRADGPFPEHYEPLECPVEKNLMSGNKERMSPVAPVYGTDADAYKTCDPRYPIVGTTYRVSEHWQTGLMTRPQPWLLELQPQVFVEMSEELAKLKGIKNGERVLVSSARGSLKATAIVTKRFKPFNIAGNTVHEVGVPWCFGWRWPQTGLEDSANLLTPSTGDPNTKIPETKAFMVNVSKL, from the coding sequence ATGAAAGTAACACGCAGAGAATTCATTCAGATCTCTGGTGCAACGGCTGCCGGTCTTGCGGTAAGCAGTCTGGGTTTTGACCTTTCGCCAGTAAAGGCACATGCCCAAATGCTAAAGACCAAGTATGCCAAGGAGACCACCACCATCTGCCCCTATTGTGCAGTAGGTTGCGGCGCCATTGTGCATACGAGCCAGAAAGGCGACGGCCGTGTCATCAACATCGAGGGTGACCCTGACCACGTTATTAACCGGGGCTCACTTTGCAGTAAGGGCAGCTCGCTGTCTCAATTGGCCGAAAACGAAAATCGGCACCTTGAGCCTATGTATCGAGCGCCTTATGCAAAGGAGTGGAAGCAGGTTTCATGGGATTGGGCACTGACCGAGATTGCCAAACGCGTAAAGACGACCCGTGATGCCACCTTTACTCACAAGAACGCCAAGGGTCAGGTGGTTAACCGGACCGTCGGGATCGTTTCGGGCGGCAGTTCCGCCCTGGACAACGAAGAGTGCTGGATCTACCAGGCCCTCTTGAGGGCCCTGGGGCTTGTCTATGTCGAACACCAGGCCCGTATCTGACACAGCGCCACTGTTGCGGCTCTGGCAGAGTCGTTCGGACGCGGTGCAATGACCAACCACTGGATCGACATCGGCAATAGCGATTGCGTCCTGATCATGGGAAGCAATGCGGCCGAGAATCATCCCGTATCGTTCAAGTATGTCGTCAAGGCCATGAAACAAGGGGCAAAGCTTGTCAATGTGGACCCCAGATTTACAAGGACCTCCTCCAAGGCAGACATCTATGCCAGCCTGCGATCAGGCACTGACATCGCCTTTTTGGGCGGCATGATCAAGTACATCCTGGACAACAAGCTTTACAACGAGGAGTATGTGCGGGCGTACACGAACGCGCCGTTTGTCGTTGGGAAAGATTTTAAGTTCAAAGACGGACTCTTTTCAGGTTATGACGAAAAGAACCGCAAGTATGACAAGAAAAAATGGGCCTTTGAGATGGACAAGAACGGGGTCCCGAAAATGGACCGGACCCTAAAGGATTCCCGGTGTGTGTTCCAGTTGTTGAAAAAGCATTACAGCAGGTATGAGACCACGCTGGTCTCAACGATCACCGGCACCCCGGAAGCGGACCTGAAGAAGGTCTATAAGACCTATGCGGCCTCCGGGGCCACCGGCAAGGCGGCCACCATTATGTATGCCATGGGCTGGACCCAGCATACTGTGGGAGTCCAGAATATCCGTGCCATGGCCATGATCCAGTTGCTCCTGGGTAACATCGGTGTTGCAGGAGGCGGCGTGAACGCCCTGCGAGGCGAGTCTAATGTCCAAGGCTCAACCGACCAGTGTCTGCTTTTTCACATCTGGCCGGGCTACCTGGCTACCCCAAGCACGAAATGGCCTAGCCTTGGTGACTACCTTAAGAGAAGGGCCGAGAGCAAGGATCCCAACAGCGCCAACTGGTGGCAAAACGAGCCTAAGTATATGGTGAGTTTGTTGAAGTCCTACTTCGGCGAGAAGGCCACCAAGGAAAACGATTTTGGATATAACTGGATGCCCAAGCTGGATGCCGGTAAGACATACGCCTTTCTGGATATGTTTGACGACATGTACAAAGGAAAGGTCAAGGGCTTTTTCAACTGGGGCATGAATCTGGCCTGCTCCCTGGCCAATGCCAACAAGAACCGGAAGGCCATGAGCAAACTGGACTGGATGGTCAATGTCAATATCTTTGACAATGAGACCGCCTCGTTCTGGAAAGGACCGGGGATGAACCCATCCAGCATCAAGACCGAGGTCTTCTCTCTGCCGGCGTGTGTGTCGGTGGAAAAGGAAGGAAGCATCACCAACAGCGGCCGGTGGATGCAGTGGCGTTACCAGGGACCAAAACCCCTTGGCAACAGCAGGTCCGATGGCGACATCATCATGGAACTTGGCTATAAAATTAAAGAGGCCTATAAGCAAGGCGGGACGTTCGTCGAGCCGATCATGAACCTCAAGTGGGACTATATGACAGACGGGTTGTATGATCCTCACAAGGCCGCCAAGGAGATAAACGGCTATTTCCTGAAAGACTGCACTGTCAAGGGCAAGCTGTGCAAGAAGGGGACCTTGGTTCCGAGCTTTGCATGGCTCCAGGCAGACGGCTCCACTTCTTCGGCAAACTGGCTCTACTGCAACAGTTATACGGAGAAGGGGAACATGGCGGCCCGCAGAGGCCAGGAAGATGCCGTGAACAAGATCGGTCTGTACCCGGAATTTGCCTGGTGCTGGCCCGTAAACCGCAGGATCATTTACAACCGTGCATCTGTAGACCTCAAGGGACAGCCCTTTGATAAGAAGGACTGGGTGATCAAGTGGAACGGGGAGAAATGGATCGGCGATGTGCCAGATGGCGGCTGGCCGCCCATAGGAAGCCTGGAAAAGCCCGATCCCAAGAGCAAGTGGGCTTTTATCATGCACGTGCACGGACATGCCCAGATCTATGGCCCGGGACGCGCAGACGGTCCCTTCCCGGAGCACTACGAACCTCTCGAGTGTCCCGTTGAAAAGAACCTCATGTCAGGTAACAAAGAGCGGATGAGCCCTGTGGCGCCTGTTTACGGAACCGACGCAGATGCGTACAAGACCTGCGATCCGAGATACCCCATTGTAGGCACCACGTACCGGGTATCTGAACACTGGCAGACCGGCCTCATGACCCGGCCCCAGCCTTGGCTTCTCGAGTTGCAGCCTCAGGTATTTGTCGAAATGAGCGAGGAACTGGCAAAGCTCAAGGGGATCAAGAACGGTGAGCGTGTGTTGGTCTCCTCAGCCCGGGGTTCCCTGAAGG
- a CDS encoding MFS transporter, whose translation MKNSKLAIINILTFLVFSNIAFFFMYPIYLSTVDVSKTAIGLIMGTFSIASLAVRPLVGKTIDRLGEKPVLVSGLLMIFCCSFLYHVIPGKLGAIYALRIIHGVGFSAFIAAAFSTIAKFTPHETRGRAFSHNGATMLAALGFVPLAGERLMDAFGHPVIFHGGAATTFLAFSILVFTKKWDRLSQRVERSVSYLEIVQDRSFFFVLMAMILFVDVQATVLHYFPLYAKTVAMSGGLFLSLSLGLAVAIRLFGGALLDRYSKLVIIRICFVLFGSGILLIYKLDVPFFFVLSVVLYGSGLGYLFPALNALGAEQGSMAQKAGMMSMLTMAVDGGFILGSIFSGLLSDTIGLSNTFVFAGAVSLLGALVTSLAPIREQAEN comes from the coding sequence ATGAAAAATTCCAAACTGGCTATCATCAACATCCTCACCTTCCTCGTTTTTTCCAATATTGCCTTCTTTTTCATGTATCCCATCTATCTCTCCACGGTGGATGTTTCCAAAACGGCCATAGGCCTCATCATGGGCACGTTTTCCATCGCTTCCCTGGCAGTAAGGCCCCTTGTAGGCAAGACCATCGATCGCCTGGGAGAAAAACCGGTTCTCGTTTCGGGCCTTTTGATGATTTTTTGCTGCTCCTTTCTTTATCATGTGATCCCCGGCAAGCTCGGGGCCATATATGCCCTTCGCATCATTCACGGCGTCGGCTTTTCCGCCTTTATTGCGGCAGCTTTTTCAACCATCGCCAAGTTCACTCCCCATGAGACGAGAGGACGGGCCTTCAGTCACAACGGTGCCACCATGCTTGCGGCTTTGGGATTTGTGCCTCTGGCCGGCGAACGTCTTATGGACGCCTTTGGACACCCGGTCATCTTTCATGGCGGCGCAGCCACCACTTTTTTGGCCTTCAGCATACTGGTGTTCACAAAAAAATGGGACAGGCTTTCACAAAGGGTTGAACGGTCGGTCAGTTACCTGGAGATAGTCCAAGATCGCTCCTTTTTCTTTGTCCTCATGGCCATGATCCTCTTTGTGGATGTCCAGGCCACGGTGCTTCATTACTTTCCTCTTTACGCCAAGACCGTCGCTATGAGTGGGGGCCTCTTCTTGAGCCTGTCTCTGGGTCTGGCCGTGGCCATCAGGCTTTTCGGCGGCGCCCTCCTGGACCGATACAGCAAACTGGTAATCATACGGATCTGCTTCGTCTTGTTCGGCTCGGGGATCCTGTTGATCTACAAATTGGATGTGCCTTTCTTTTTTGTCCTTTCCGTTGTTCTTTACGGGTCCGGCCTGGGATATCTTTTTCCCGCCTTGAATGCCCTGGGGGCGGAACAAGGCTCGATGGCGCAAAAAGCCGGCATGATGAGCATGCTCACCATGGCGGTAGACGGCGGCTTCATCCTGGGGAGCATCTTTTCGGGATTGCTTTCAGACACGATCGGACTCTCCAACACCTTCGTCTTTGCAGGGGCTGTTTCCCTTTTGGGAGCCCTGGTTACATCATTGGCACCCATTAGAGAACAGGCCGAAAACTAG
- a CDS encoding ATP-binding protein: MVEREIERKIEDFKSLGIPKYIPREGRLQLVENMVSTVIGARRAGKSFRVLQAADEMIRQQVVSSIDQVCLMDFDNPVLSNMKAPDLPLIQNTFLKLNPEFELNTPLLFILDEIHKVPGWEEYVIDLSRNPNWKVIVTGSSSKLLKYDIATELRGKAISSTVYPLSFVEFLRFKDFRYKASSTKGQAEARRMFDEYLKWGAYPAMANLEEYTKEALLREYFDTMILKDIIQRYDVSKPKQCIHLYNYLLANISKAHTLQSAFQYLKQSGFSTSRDSVRGYIHWAQDSWLLFMVPIYSNSLKEQERNYKKIYAIDWALANKNSLVWDGSYSRALENMVFVHLYQRWHRVHYYLTRKKRQEVDFIAVDSHGYPVMALQVCIDISEGDTVKRELEAIVTSAKYFGIKENLIVTYNQEKDFHKDGISVKAIPAWKWMLNPA; encoded by the coding sequence ATGGTTGAACGAGAAATAGAAAGAAAAATCGAAGACTTCAAGAGCCTCGGCATTCCTAAATATATCCCAAGGGAGGGCAGACTTCAACTGGTTGAGAACATGGTGTCAACCGTCATTGGCGCCCGCAGAGCTGGCAAAAGCTTTCGGGTGTTGCAGGCAGCAGATGAAATGATTCGTCAGCAGGTTGTCAGCTCGATCGATCAGGTATGCCTGATGGATTTTGACAATCCTGTCTTGTCCAACATGAAGGCCCCCGATCTGCCACTGATTCAGAACACATTTTTGAAGCTCAACCCGGAATTCGAGTTGAATACCCCGCTGCTCTTTATTCTGGATGAAATCCACAAGGTGCCTGGATGGGAAGAATATGTCATAGATTTGTCCCGAAATCCCAATTGGAAAGTGATTGTAACAGGGTCGTCTTCCAAGTTGTTAAAGTATGACATTGCAACTGAACTTCGGGGTAAAGCCATTTCATCTACGGTATATCCACTGAGCTTTGTTGAGTTTCTGAGATTCAAGGATTTCAGATACAAAGCGAGTTCAACAAAAGGCCAGGCCGAAGCAAGAAGGATGTTTGACGAATACTTGAAGTGGGGCGCCTATCCCGCCATGGCCAATCTCGAAGAATATACAAAAGAGGCATTGCTGAGAGAGTATTTCGATACCATGATTCTCAAAGACATAATACAGCGATATGATGTGAGCAAACCGAAACAGTGCATCCATCTGTATAACTACTTGCTTGCGAATATCAGCAAGGCTCATACGCTTCAGAGCGCCTTCCAGTATCTAAAACAAAGCGGATTCAGCACAAGCCGGGATTCCGTGAGAGGGTATATTCATTGGGCGCAAGATTCATGGCTCTTGTTCATGGTCCCCATCTATTCGAATTCCCTTAAAGAGCAGGAGAGAAACTACAAGAAAATTTACGCAATCGACTGGGCTTTGGCCAACAAGAACAGCCTTGTTTGGGACGGTTCTTATTCCAGGGCGCTTGAAAACATGGTCTTTGTTCACCTTTATCAAAGGTGGCACAGGGTTCATTATTATTTAACGAGAAAAAAGCGACAGGAGGTGGATTTCATCGCCGTGGACAGCCACGGTTATCCTGTCATGGCACTCCAGGTCTGTATCGATATAAGTGAAGGAGATACCGTGAAGCGGGAGTTGGAGGCAATCGTCACAAGCGCCAAGTATTTCGGCATCAAAGAAAATCTTATAGTAACATATAATCAGGAAAAAGATTTTCACAAAGATGGAATTTCAGTCAAAGCCATACCTGCTTGGAAATGGATGCTAAATCCCGCCTAA
- the aspS gene encoding aspartate--tRNA ligase translates to MLDSLGNMKRTHHCWELTAKDVGKEVVLMGWVQRRRDHGGVIFVDLRDREGLTQVVFNPEFNRSVHEKAQVIRSEFVLAARGTVVHRPEGMINPKLKTGEIDVMASELRILNHSQTPPFVLEDNTQVSDNIRFRYRYLDMRKPDLQKNLILRHRAAATIRSYLNGLGFLDIETPFLTKSTPEGARDYLVPSRVNPGQFYALPQSPQIFKQLLMLGGFDRYYQIVRCFRDEDLRADRQPEFTQIDIEMSFVTEEDVMGVTEGVMAAMFKEILGIELKTPFKRLSYEEATGRFGLDKPDPRFALELKDVSDIVAAAEFKAFANVVRAGGIVKAINAKGCIGFSRKEIDDLTDFVAVYKAKGLAWIKVRPDAWQSPIAKFFSDSEKALLTERLDMEPGDLVMFVADQPKVVNEALGHLRNQLGRKLSLINDDQYNFIWVTGFPLVEYDEQEKRYMAMHHPFTAPLEEDMERIAEDPLSVRSRAYDLVLNGAEIGGGSIRNHQRGVQEKVFEALSIDRETYEKKFGFLLEALDFGAPPHGGIALGFDRIVMLMAGQSSIRDVIAFPKTQKATCLLTGAPCDVPPDQLEELSLKVRIPKK, encoded by the coding sequence TTGCTTGATTCCCTTGGCAACATGAAACGAACCCACCATTGTTGGGAGCTCACGGCCAAGGACGTGGGCAAAGAGGTGGTGCTCATGGGATGGGTACAGCGCCGTCGAGATCATGGCGGCGTAATCTTTGTAGACCTGCGTGATCGCGAAGGCCTGACCCAGGTGGTTTTTAACCCGGAATTCAACAGGTCGGTTCACGAGAAGGCCCAGGTCATCCGGAGCGAGTTTGTGCTGGCAGCCCGGGGCACTGTTGTGCACAGGCCCGAAGGTATGATCAATCCCAAGCTGAAAACCGGTGAGATTGACGTCATGGCCTCGGAGCTGCGGATTCTGAATCATTCCCAAACTCCACCATTTGTCCTGGAAGATAACACACAAGTATCTGACAATATTCGCTTCAGGTACAGGTATCTTGATATGCGCAAGCCTGATCTTCAAAAAAATCTCATTCTTCGCCACCGGGCAGCCGCAACGATTCGTTCCTATCTGAATGGGCTTGGATTTCTGGACATTGAAACCCCGTTTTTGACCAAAAGTACGCCTGAAGGGGCACGGGACTACCTTGTGCCCAGCAGGGTCAATCCAGGACAATTTTACGCGCTGCCGCAATCCCCCCAGATCTTTAAGCAACTTTTGATGCTGGGCGGATTTGACAGATACTACCAGATCGTTCGATGCTTCCGAGACGAAGACCTCCGGGCAGACCGACAGCCGGAATTTACCCAGATCGATATTGAGATGTCTTTTGTTACTGAAGAAGATGTGATGGGGGTCACGGAGGGGGTCATGGCTGCCATGTTTAAGGAGATACTTGGCATAGAGCTCAAGACTCCTTTCAAGCGGCTGAGCTATGAGGAGGCAACAGGTCGATTTGGTCTGGATAAGCCCGATCCTCGCTTCGCTCTGGAGCTAAAGGATGTTTCTGATATTGTTGCCGCGGCCGAGTTCAAGGCCTTTGCAAATGTCGTAAGGGCGGGTGGCATAGTTAAGGCCATAAACGCAAAGGGATGCATCGGTTTTTCTCGAAAAGAGATCGACGATCTTACAGACTTTGTGGCTGTTTACAAGGCCAAGGGCCTGGCTTGGATCAAAGTGCGTCCTGACGCCTGGCAGTCACCCATTGCAAAATTTTTTTCCGATTCGGAAAAAGCATTGCTGACCGAGAGGCTCGATATGGAGCCAGGGGACCTTGTCATGTTCGTAGCCGATCAACCCAAGGTAGTGAACGAGGCCCTGGGGCATCTGCGAAATCAATTGGGCCGCAAACTGAGCCTGATAAACGATGACCAATACAACTTCATATGGGTGACCGGGTTTCCTCTTGTGGAATATGACGAGCAGGAAAAGCGATATATGGCCATGCACCATCCCTTTACAGCTCCCCTTGAAGAGGACATGGAACGGATTGCCGAAGACCCTCTTTCTGTGCGGTCCAGGGCCTATGATCTTGTCCTGAACGGAGCGGAGATAGGCGGCGGCAGTATCCGCAACCACCAGCGTGGGGTGCAGGAAAAGGTGTTTGAGGCCCTGAGCATTGACCGGGAGACCTACGAAAAAAAATTCGGTTTTCTGCTTGAAGCCCTTGACTTTGGAGCCCCTCCCCACGGTGGCATCGCCCTGGGCTTTGACAGAATCGTCATGCTAATGGCCGGACAATCCTCCATCAGGGACGTGATCGCCTTTCCAAAGACTCAAAAAGCAACCTGCCTCCTCACTGGAGCCCCTTGTGATGTCCCCCCCGACCAACTGGAGGAGCTTTCTTTGAAGGTGCGGATCCCGAAAAAATAG
- a CDS encoding histidine--tRNA ligase, with the protein MIRLVRGFKDILPEETGLWQYVEGVVRHLFDDFGFTELRIPILEQTELFARSIGADTDIVEKEMYTFADRSGGSLTLRPEATASVVRAYIEHKLYAKDPVWKLYSVGPMFRRERPQKGRYRQFYQINAEAFGLHDPRADAELILLLMTFMQRLELSDIELHINSLGCPECRPSFKKALKAFLSGRSERLCSDCLRRRDKNPLRIFDCKVPTCKETMQDAPSILEHLCKDCQNHFDTVQSALGGFHIPFQTNHRLVRGLDYYTRTTFEVLAGALGAQDAVAGGGRYDGLVKSLGGPDQPGVGFAIGVDRVMELLADRAQKFEKRPDLYIAALGSQAQDRAFEWMQHIRRQKVRTEMDFQDRSLKAQMRRANKLGASYVLIVGERELEEGAAVLRNLETKEQKEVSIQDLVSAVVSKVRAERG; encoded by the coding sequence ATGATCAGGCTGGTCAGGGGTTTTAAAGACATTCTCCCGGAAGAAACCGGGCTCTGGCAATACGTTGAGGGCGTTGTCCGGCATCTCTTTGATGACTTCGGCTTTACGGAACTGCGAATCCCCATTCTTGAGCAAACCGAGCTTTTTGCCCGCAGCATCGGGGCCGATACCGACATCGTGGAAAAAGAGATGTACACCTTTGCCGATCGAAGCGGCGGTTCCCTCACCCTGCGGCCTGAGGCCACGGCATCTGTGGTAAGAGCATACATCGAGCATAAGTTGTATGCAAAAGATCCAGTGTGGAAGCTGTATTCAGTTGGGCCAATGTTTCGCAGGGAACGCCCCCAGAAAGGCCGGTACCGGCAGTTTTACCAAATCAACGCCGAGGCCTTTGGGCTGCACGATCCCAGAGCGGATGCCGAACTTATTCTTTTATTGATGACCTTCATGCAGCGCCTTGAACTTTCCGACATCGAGCTCCACATCAACTCCCTGGGCTGTCCTGAATGCCGTCCGAGCTTTAAGAAGGCGCTCAAAGCCTTCTTGTCAGGTCGCTCCGAGAGACTCTGTTCGGACTGCCTCAGGAGAAGGGACAAGAACCCTCTGCGCATATTCGATTGCAAGGTGCCCACCTGCAAGGAAACCATGCAAGATGCCCCATCTATTCTGGAGCACCTTTGTAAAGACTGCCAAAACCATTTTGACACAGTCCAAAGCGCCCTGGGAGGATTTCATATACCCTTTCAGACAAATCATAGGCTGGTGAGGGGATTGGACTATTATACTCGAACGACCTTTGAAGTCCTTGCCGGGGCCTTAGGAGCCCAAGATGCCGTGGCAGGTGGCGGACGCTATGATGGCCTCGTGAAGTCTTTAGGCGGCCCGGATCAGCCAGGCGTGGGCTTTGCTATTGGTGTTGATCGAGTGATGGAACTCTTGGCCGACCGTGCCCAAAAGTTCGAAAAACGGCCCGACCTCTACATCGCTGCCCTGGGGTCTCAAGCGCAGGACAGGGCCTTTGAGTGGATGCAGCACATCAGAAGGCAAAAGGTTCGCACTGAGATGGACTTCCAAGACCGCAGTCTCAAGGCGCAAATGCGACGGGCAAATAAACTTGGAGCATCCTATGTTCTTATAGTAGGCGAGCGCGAACTTGAGGAGGGGGCTGCGGTACTCAGGAATCTGGAGACCAAGGAACAAAAGGAAGTTTCCATACAAGACCTTGTAAGCGCTGTCGTCAGCAAAGTGAGAGCTGAGCGAGGTTAA